One Sodalinema gerasimenkoae IPPAS B-353 DNA segment encodes these proteins:
- a CDS encoding pentapeptide repeat-containing protein, translated as MSQSKQLLDEYNAGKRDFQNSNLISADLHQLQLKEINLANSYLNSVNLSRANLDYANLSSSFLCGADLSYIKLDEADLSHADLTKAKLQGASLVGASLVGAKLSGASLSGVNLRRANLCGVNLCGANLAGVNLRNADLRDANLSWANLQGARLSGANFNGANLNGVNLSEAWLNGADLQALDLDGVDFHNAKLSGANLSGANLCAANLSDSQLRVAILTGANLRAANLEASLLVRANLVSANLMKANLQNSDLTGADLTEANLNLANLDGANLTDVTFQQAYLWKASLTQVNVLGSNFSHASLRNATLEAVNFLEGIWTGATMPDGSLYH; from the coding sequence ATGAGTCAGTCAAAACAACTTCTGGACGAGTATAACGCTGGAAAACGAGATTTTCAGAACAGCAATTTAATTAGTGCAGATTTACACCAACTCCAGCTTAAAGAGATTAATTTGGCTAACTCCTATCTCAACTCTGTGAATTTGAGTCGCGCCAATCTGGATTATGCCAATCTTTCGAGCAGTTTTCTGTGTGGTGCAGACCTCAGTTATATTAAGCTCGATGAAGCAGATCTCAGCCATGCGGACCTAACCAAAGCCAAACTTCAGGGGGCCTCCCTCGTGGGCGCATCTCTGGTGGGAGCCAAGCTCAGTGGTGCAAGTTTAAGTGGGGTCAACCTCCGTCGGGCCAACCTTTGCGGCGTTAATCTCTGTGGGGCGAACCTAGCTGGGGTCAACCTCCGAAATGCTGACCTACGAGACGCAAACCTCAGTTGGGCCAATCTTCAAGGGGCCCGCCTCAGTGGTGCGAATTTCAACGGTGCTAATCTCAATGGGGTTAATTTGAGTGAAGCCTGGCTCAATGGGGCGGATTTACAAGCCCTAGATCTCGATGGTGTTGACTTCCATAACGCGAAACTCAGCGGTGCGAACCTCAGCGGTGCCAATCTCTGTGCCGCCAATCTCAGTGATAGTCAATTGCGGGTTGCTATCCTTACCGGCGCAAACCTGCGAGCGGCCAACTTGGAAGCGAGTCTGCTCGTGCGCGCAAACCTGGTGAGTGCGAACTTGATGAAGGCCAACTTGCAAAATAGCGATTTAACGGGAGCTGATTTAACAGAAGCCAATTTGAACCTAGCGAATCTCGATGGTGCTAATCTAACCGATGTAACCTTCCAACAGGCTTACCTCTGGAAGGCTAGCCTCACTCAGGTGAATGTCCTCGGCAGTAACTTTAGCCACGCAAGTTTGCGGAATGCCACGTTAGAAGCCGTAAATTTCTTAGAGGGCATCTGGACAGGAGCAACTATGCCAGATGGTAGTTTGTACCATTGA